Proteins from a genomic interval of Zingiber officinale cultivar Zhangliang chromosome 1B, Zo_v1.1, whole genome shotgun sequence:
- the LOC122040591 gene encoding probable sulfate transporter 3.5 — protein MEAFEGAVQRNAVNFSGSGQTFLSSFRSDLKETLLPDDPFRHLKGQPAGAVTVGLLRYFVPILEWAPSYSFAKFKYDLLAGVTIASLAIPQGISYARLANLPPVIGLYSSFVPPLVYALFGSSTSLAVGTVAGASLFLASIIGSVASATEDPQLYSNLFFTAAFCTGVIEAALGILRLGILVDFLSRSTITGFMAGTACIVILQQLKGFLGLLHSTHRTDVVSTSQSLFTQTNQWRWQSVVLGVFFFGFLLLTKHIRNKIPRLFWLPVIAPLIVVVVGCVFAYLVHAEDHGIHIVGPLKKGLNPISISDLNFQSKYLSTVLNASLMAAFLALSEGIAVGRSLGILKNEQTDGNKEMIAFGLMNILGSFFSCYLTTGPFSRSAVNYHAGCKTQMSNVIMAICMMLVLLFLAPVFEYTPLVALSAIITIAMIGLIDYEEAYRLFKVDKYDFCICMSAFLGVVFFSMTIGLLVSVMLSILRALLYVARPTSCKLGNIAGTELYRDVMLYPNSKLLSETLIIELGSPIYFAAAGYLKERILRWVEEEENIANKDEHLKHVILDMGGVTAIDNTGIGMLFDVHRNLQKKEIKISLVNPRPGVVEKLISSRYIEIIGGEERVFLSIKEAIALSHFS, from the exons ATGGAAGCGTTTGAAGGAGCCGTGCAGCGCAATGCTGTGAATTTTTCAGGTAGCGGTCAGACGTTCCTCTCCTCCTTCCGATCCGACCTCAAGGAGACTCTGCTTCCGGACGACCCGTTCCGGCACCTTAAGGGGCAGCCGGCTGGCGCCGTTACAGTGGGATTGCTCAGGTACTTCGTGCCGATACTTGAGTGGGCGCCCAGTTACAGTTTTGCCAAGTTCAAGTACGACCTTCTCGCCGGCGTCACCATAGCCAGCCTCGCCATACCTCAAGGCATCAGCTACGCCCGCCTCGCCAACCTCCCGCCCGTCATTGGCCTCT ATTCGAGTTTCGTTCCGCCATTGGTCTATGCGCTGTTCGGTAGCTCCACCAGTTTGGCGGTGGGGACGGTGGCAGGAGCCTCGTTGTTCCTGGCCTCGATCATCGGAAGTGTAGCCTCGGCCACCGAAGACCCGCAGTTGTATTCCAACCTCTTCTTCACGGCCGCTTTCTGCACTGGAGTCATCGAAGCAGCGTTAGGGATTCTCAG ATTAGGGATATTGGTGGATTTCTTGTCGAGATCGACCATTACTGGCTTCATGGCTGGCACAGCCTGCATTGTGATTCTCCAGCAGTTGAAGGGCTTCCTTGGACTGCTGCATTCCACTCACAGGACTGATGTGGTTTCAACTTCGCAGTCGCTTTTCACCCAAACAAACCAG TGGAGATGGCAGAGTGTGGTGCTTGGAGTTTTCTTCTTTGGATTTTTGCTCCTAACTAAGCATATA AGAAACAAAATCCCTAGACTATTTTGGTTGCCAGTGATTGCTCCACTGATTGTGGTCGTAGTTGGATGTGTTTTCGCATATCTTGTGCATGCAGAGGATCATGGAATTCATATA GTTGGTCCTCTGAAGAAAGGACTCAATCCAATCAGTATATCTGATTTAAATTTCCAATCTAAATACCTTAGCACTGTCTTGAACGCCTCTCTAATGGCAGCTTTCCTAGCACTTTCG GAAGGAATTGCAGTTGGTAGGAGCTTGGGAATTCTGAAAAATGAGCAAACTGACGGGAACAAAGAGATGATAGCTTTTGGGTTGATGAACATTCTTGGCTCCTTTTTCTCATGCTACTTAACTACCG GTCCATTTTCAAGGTCAGCAGTTAACTATCATGCAGGATGTAAGACTCAAATGTCTAATGTGATTATGGCTATTTGTATGATGCTGGTGTTGCTGTTCTTGGCACCTGTTTTCGAATATACGCCTCTAGTAGCTCTATCTGCCATAATTACTATTGCAATGATCGGTCTCATCGACTACGAAGAGGCTTACCGCCTCTTCAAGGTGGATAAGTATGATTTTTGCATTTGCATGTCTGCTTTCCTTGGAGTTGTATTCTTCAGCATGACTATTGGACTACTAGTTTCT GTCATGTTGTCGATTCTGCGTGCACTATTGTATGTGGCTAGGCCAACTAGTTGCAAGCTAGGGAATATAGCAGGAACCGAATTGTATCGCGATGTAATGCTATATCCGAACTCGAAACTTCTCTCAGAAACTTTGATCATAGAGTTGGGTTCTCCTATTTACTTTGCTGCCGCTGGATATCTCAAAGAACG GATTCTAAGATGGGTCGAAGAGGAAGAGAACATTGCTAATAAGGATGAACATTTGAAGCATGTTATTCTTGACATGGGAG GTGTGACTGCCATTGACAACACCGGCATTGGAATGTTATTTGATGTTCACAGAAATTTGCAAAAGAAAGAGATCAAG ATTTCTTTGGTGAATCCTAGACCAGGAGTTGTAGAGAAATTGATATCGTCTCGCTACATCGAAATAATTGGTGGCGAAGAACGCGTATTTCTTTCGATTAAGGAAGCGATCGCATTGAGTCACTTCTCTTGA